A part of Cannabis sativa cultivar Pink pepper isolate KNU-18-1 chromosome 6, ASM2916894v1, whole genome shotgun sequence genomic DNA contains:
- the LOC115725015 gene encoding BRASSINOSTEROID INSENSITIVE 1-associated receptor kinase 1 has translation MEMTERRRRLISVVSGSALMWLILLFGLFRKVYANSEGDALNALKTNLVDPNNVLQSWDATLVNPCTWFHVSCNNDNSVTRVDLGNANLTGTLVPQLGQLTNLQYLELYSNNISGKIPEELGNLTNLVSLDLYLNKLDGVIPTTLGKLSKLRFLRLNNNSLTGTIPRSLTGVESLQVLDLSNNKLFGDIPVNGSFTLFTPISFQNNKLNPLPVSPPPPISPAASGSSGGSTTGPIAGGVAAGAALLFAVPAIALAWYRRRKPQDHFFDVPAEEDPEVHLGQLKRFSLRELQVATDNFSNRHILGRGGFGKVYKGRLADGTLVAVKRLKEERTQGGELQFQTEVEMISMAVHRNLLRLRGFCMTPTERLLVYPYMANGSVASCLRDRPESQSPLDWDIRKRISLGSARGLAYLHDHCEPRIIHRDVKAANILLDEEFEAVVGDFGLAKLMDYKDTHVTTAVRGTIGHIAPEYLSTGKSSEKTDVFGYGVMLLELITGQRAFDLARLANDDDVMLLDWVKGLLKDRKLETLVDADLQGNYVDEEVEQLIQVALLCTQGTAGERPKMSEVVRMLEGDGLAERWEEWQKEEMFRQDFHPSYHPNTNWIVDSTSHIPPDELSGPR, from the exons ATGGAGATGACGGAACGAAGGCGAAGACTCATCTCGGTGGTTTCGGGTTCTGCTTTAATGTGGTTGATTTTGTTGTTTGGTTTGTTCAGAAAAGTGTATGCTAATTCAGAAG GTGATGCCCTGAATGCGTTGAAGACCAACTTAGTTGATCCCAATAATGTTCTTCAGAGTTGGGATGCCACACTTGTTAATCCCTGCACATGGTTTCATGTTTCCTGTAATAACGACAATAGTGTTACTCGAGT TGACCTTGGAAATGCAAATTTAACTGGTACGCTGGTTCCTCAGCTTGGTCAGCTAACGAATCTACAGTACTT GGAACTTTATAGCAACAATATAAGTGGAAAAATCCCAGAAGAGCTTGGAAATCTGACAAACTTGGTGAGCTTGGATCTTTACTTGAACAAATTAGATGGTGTGATTCCAACCACATTGGGGAAGCTTTCAAAGCTACGTTTCCT CCGTCTCAACAACAACAGTTTGACAGGGACTATTCCTCGTTCTCTAACAGGTGTTGAGTCACTGCAAGTCTT GGATCTTTCAAATAACAAGCTGTTTGGAGATATTCCAGTTAATGGTTCTTTTACATTATTTACTCCCATCAG ttttcaaaataataaactaaACCCGCTCCCAGTTTCACCACCTCCTCCGATTTCTCCAGCAGCATCTGGCTCCTCAG GTGGTAGTACAACTGGACCTATTGCTGGAGGAGTTGCTGCTGGAGCCGCTCTTCTTTTTGCCGTCCCTGCAATTGCTCTTGCCTGGTATCGGAGAAGGAAACCACAGGATCATTTCTTTGATGTCCCTG CTGAGGAGGATCCAGAGGTCCATCTGGGACAGCTTAAAAGGTTTTCCCTGCGGGAGCTTCAAGTTGCTACTGATAATTTTAGCAATAGACATATTCTAGGCCGAGGAGGATTTGGCAAGGTTTATAAAGGGCGCTTAGCTGATGGCACTCTAGTTGCAGTTAAAAGGCTTAAAGAAGAGCGTACCCAAGGCGGGGAGCTACAGTTTCAAACAGAAGTAGAAATGATCAGCATGGCTGTACACCGTAATCTACTTCGTCTACGTGGATTTTGCATGACACCAACCGAACGGTTGCTTGTGTACCCATACATGGCTAATGGAAGTGTTGCATCTTGTTTAAGAG ACCGCCCTGAATCACAGTCCCCACTTGACTGGGATATACGAAAACGCATCTCATTGGGATCTGCAAGGGGCCTTGCCTATTTGCACGATCATTGTGAGCCTAGGATTATTCACCGTGATGTCAAAGCTGCAAACATATTGTTAGATGAGGAATTTGAGGCAGTTGTTGGAGATTTTGGGCTGGCTAAACTCATGGATTATAAAGATACTCATGTTACTACTGCTGTGCGCGGCACCATTGGACATATAGCACCGGAGTATCTCTCAACTGGAAAGTCTTCAGAGAAAACAGATGTTTTTGGATATGGTGTTATGCTTCTTGAACTCATAACTGGACAAAGGGCTTTTGATCTAGCTCGTCTTGCAAATGATGATGATGTCATGTTACTCGATTGG GTTAAGGGACTCTTGAAAGATCGGAAGTTGGAAACATTGGTGGATGCCGATCTACAAGGAAATTATGTGGATGAGGAGGTGGAGCAGCTAATCCAAGTGGCTCTTCTCTGCACCCAAGGCACAGCGGGTGAACGTCCGAAGATGTCTGAGGTAGTGAGAATGCTCGAAGGGGATGGATTGGCGGAAAGATGGGAGGAATGGCAAAAAGAGGAGATGTTCCGCCAAGACTTCCACCCGTCATACCATCCAAATACTAATTGGATTGTTGACTCTACTTCACACATCCCTCCAGATGAATTGTCTGGTCCCAGATGA